Within the candidate division KSB1 bacterium genome, the region CGTAGCGGGGTTGACGCGCAGGCGAAGAAGGCCGCGCCGGACAATCTTTGGGTCAAGTGCGAGAGCTGTGGCGAGATTGTTTATACGCGCGAGCTGGAAAAGCGGCTGTTGGTCTGTCCGAAGTGCAATTTCCATTTTCCCATGTCCGGCGATAAGTACATTCAGATTATCGCCGACGAGGGAACCTGGAGTGAGTTCGCGCATGACCTGAAATCGACCGATCCGCTCGGCTTCAAGGATCAGCAGAAATACGCCGACCGCATCGTTTCATCCATGAAGAAGACGGGTAAGAACGAGGCGATCACGACCGGGACGTGCCTGGTCGGCGGTTATGGGGCGGTGCTGGGAATCATGGAGTTCATCTTCATGGGTGGATCGGTGGGCAGCGTCGTCGGCGAGAAACTCGCCCGGGCGGCCGACATGGCGATGGCGGAGCGGCGCGCGCTGATCGTGATTTCGCGTTCGGGCGGCATGCGGATGCAGGAGGGCATGGTTTCGTTGATGCAGATGACCAAGTCGAGCGTTAAGATCGCGCAATTGAATAAGGCGGGGTTGCCCTATATTTCGGTGTTGACGAATCCCACGACGGGCGGAACGACCGCGAGCTTCTCGATGCAGGGTGACGTGATCGTGGCCGAACCGGGAGCGTTGATCGGCTTCGCCGGTCCGCGCGTGATCAAGCAGA harbors:
- a CDS encoding acetyl-CoA carboxylase carboxyltransferase subunit beta, which translates into the protein MEWFRRDRSGVDAQAKKAAPDNLWVKCESCGEIVYTRELEKRLLVCPKCNFHFPMSGDKYIQIIADEGTWSEFAHDLKSTDPLGFKDQQKYADRIVSSMKKTGKNEAITTGTCLVGGYGAVLGIMEFIFMGGSVGSVVGEKLARAADMAMAERRALIVISRSGGMRMQEGMVSLMQMTKSSVKIAQLNKAGLPYISVLTNPTTGGTTASFSMQGDVIVAEPGALIGFAGPRVIKQTIGQDLPAGFQRSEFLMEKGFLDRIVSRGEIRDTLVTMLKFMLPEPRTTA